In one window of Megalopta genalis isolate 19385.01 chromosome 8, iyMegGena1_principal, whole genome shotgun sequence DNA:
- the Ctps gene encoding CTP synthase isoform X1: protein MKYILVTGGVISGVGKGVIASSFGTILKHCGIHVTSIKIDPYINIDAGTFSPYEHGEVYVLDDGGEVDLDLGNYERFLDITLHRDNNITTGKIYQSVISKERQGDYLGKTVQVVPHITNAIQEWVERVANQSVTEDGAQPDVCIIELGGTIGDIEGMPFVEAFRQFQFRVKKENFCCAHVSLVPQPRSTGEPKTKPTQSSVRELRGLGLSPDLIVCRSEKPIGDVVKEKISNFCHVAPDQVITIHDLSSIYRVPLLMESQGVIEFLNDRLQLHITMPRPRCFMRKWRDLADRIDHLRKDVNIALVGKYTKLEDSYTSVTKALQHACIQVGHKLNLTYIEADNLEATKKTSDPVLYHEAWQKLCKSDGVIVPGGFGKRGMLGKMEACKWCRIHNKPFLGICLGLQVAAIEFARNVLNLETANSTEIEPNTDHPVVIDMPEHNPGQMGGTMRVGKRRTRFTEHNSIIKQLYGNKESIEERHRHRYEINPKYIADLEEAGMHFVGHDDDNLRMEVAELEGHIYYVATQFHPEYLSRLLKPSPPFLGLILASIGKLKSYLARGCRLSPNQVSDTESDNEYVADPLVKQQFISDASRSGSTTSGTND, encoded by the exons atgaaatacatCTTAGTAACGGGAGGCGTAATTAGCGGTGTCGGCAAAGGTGTTATTGCCAGCTCGTTCGGAACGATACTCAAACATTGCGGTATTCATGTGACGTCTATCAAGATTGATCCTTACATAAATATAGATGCTGGTACATTTTCACCGTACGAACACG GCGAGGTATATGTCCTGGATGATGGAGGTGAAGTAGATCTAGACTTGGGGAATTATGAACGTTTCTTGGACATTACGTTGCATAGGGACAATAATATAACTACCGGAAAAATTTATCAGTCTGTGATTTCGAAGGAGAGGCAGGGCGATTATTTGGGGAAAACTGTACAAG tgGTACCTCACATAACAAATGCTATACAAGAATGGGTCGAAAGAGTGGCGAACCAATCGGTAACAGAAGATGGAGCTCAACCTGAT GTTTGTATTATCGAGCTGGGAGGTACAATAGGAGATATCGAAGGGATGCCCTTCGTTGAAGCTTTTAGGCAGTTTCAGTTTAGGGtcaaaaaagagaatttttgtTGTGCTCATGTATCTTTAGTGCCACAA CCGCGATCTACGGGAGAACCAAAAACAAAGCCGACGCAGTCCAGCGTAAGAGAATTACGTGGATTGGGATTATCTCCTGATCTTATAGTTTGTAGATCCGAGAAACCTATAGGGGATGTAGTCAAAGAAAAAATTTCAAATTTCTGTCATGTTGCTCCAGACCAA GTCATaactatacatgatttatcatctataTACCGTGTTCCATTGTTAATGGAATCGCAAGGTGTTATTGAATTTTTGAACGACAGACTACAATTACATATAACTATGCCGCGTCCACGATGTTTCATGCGGAAATGGAGAGACTTGGCAGATCGAATAGATCACTTACGAAAGGACGTAAATATTGCTTTGGTCGGAAAATATACCAAGCTAGAAGATTCCTATACCTCTGTTACAAAAGCATTGCAACATGCGTGCATTCAAGTTGGTCATAAACTTAATTTAACG TACATAGAAGCTGATAATTTAGAAGCAACCAAGAAGACATCTGACCCTGTATTATATCATGAAGCTTGGCAGAAGCTTTGCAAAAGCGA CGGTGTAATTGTGCCAGGAGGTTTTGGTAAAAGGGGAATGCTAGGGAAAATGGAGGCATGTAAATGGTGTAGAATACATAATAAACCATTTCTTGGTATTTGCCTGGGATTACAAGTGGCTGCCATTGAATTTGCGCGCAATGTCTTGAACTTGGAAACTGCGAATAGCACAGAAATTGAACCGAATACAGATCACCCCGTTGTTATCGATATGCCGGAACACAATCCTGGTCAGATGGGAGGAACCATGAGAGTTGGAAAAAGACGTACTCGCTTTACGGAACATAATTCCATTATAA AACAATTATATGGGAATAAGGAATCCATTGAAGAAAGACATAGGCATAGATACGAAATTAATCCAAAGTATATCGCGGACTTAGAAGAGGCTGGAATGCATTTCGTAG GTCATGATGACGATAATCTACGTATGGAAGTAGCGGAATTAGAAGGGCATATTTATTATGTTGCCACACAATTTCATCCAGAATACTTGTCTAGACTTTTGAAGCCCTCACCTCCGTTCTTAGGACTTATTTTAGCAAGCATTGGTAAATTAAAGTCTTACTTAGCTAGAGGTTGCAGACTCTCGCCGAATCAAGTTAGCGATACCGAGTCAg ATAACGAGTATGTGGCAGATCCATTGGTAAAGCAACAGTTTATAAGCGATGCAAGTAGGAGTGGTAGTACTACATCCGGTACTAATGATTAA
- the Ctps gene encoding CTP synthase isoform X2 encodes MKYILVTGGVISGVGKGVIASSFGTILKHCGIHVTSIKIDPYINIDAGTFSPYEHGEVYVLDDGGEVDLDLGNYERFLDITLHRDNNITTGKIYQSVISKERQGDYLGKTVQVVPHITNAIQEWVERVANQSVTEDGAQPDVCIIELGGTIGDIEGMPFVEAFRQFQFRVKKENFCCAHVSLVPQPRSTGEPKTKPTQSSVRELRGLGLSPDLIVCRSEKPIGDVVKEKISNFCHVAPDQVITIHDLSSIYRVPLLMESQGVIEFLNDRLQLHITMPRPRCFMRKWRDLADRIDHLRKDVNIALVGKYTKLEDSYTSVTKALQHACIQVGHKLNLTYIEADNLEATKKTSDPVLYHEAWQKLCKSDGVIVPGGFGKRGMLGKMEACKWCRIHNKPFLGICLGLQVAAIEFARNVLNLETANSTEIEPNTDHPVVIDMPEHNPGQMGGTMRVGKRRTRFTEHNSIIKQLYGNKESIEERHRHRYEINPKYIADLEEAGMHFVMMTIIYVWK; translated from the exons atgaaatacatCTTAGTAACGGGAGGCGTAATTAGCGGTGTCGGCAAAGGTGTTATTGCCAGCTCGTTCGGAACGATACTCAAACATTGCGGTATTCATGTGACGTCTATCAAGATTGATCCTTACATAAATATAGATGCTGGTACATTTTCACCGTACGAACACG GCGAGGTATATGTCCTGGATGATGGAGGTGAAGTAGATCTAGACTTGGGGAATTATGAACGTTTCTTGGACATTACGTTGCATAGGGACAATAATATAACTACCGGAAAAATTTATCAGTCTGTGATTTCGAAGGAGAGGCAGGGCGATTATTTGGGGAAAACTGTACAAG tgGTACCTCACATAACAAATGCTATACAAGAATGGGTCGAAAGAGTGGCGAACCAATCGGTAACAGAAGATGGAGCTCAACCTGAT GTTTGTATTATCGAGCTGGGAGGTACAATAGGAGATATCGAAGGGATGCCCTTCGTTGAAGCTTTTAGGCAGTTTCAGTTTAGGGtcaaaaaagagaatttttgtTGTGCTCATGTATCTTTAGTGCCACAA CCGCGATCTACGGGAGAACCAAAAACAAAGCCGACGCAGTCCAGCGTAAGAGAATTACGTGGATTGGGATTATCTCCTGATCTTATAGTTTGTAGATCCGAGAAACCTATAGGGGATGTAGTCAAAGAAAAAATTTCAAATTTCTGTCATGTTGCTCCAGACCAA GTCATaactatacatgatttatcatctataTACCGTGTTCCATTGTTAATGGAATCGCAAGGTGTTATTGAATTTTTGAACGACAGACTACAATTACATATAACTATGCCGCGTCCACGATGTTTCATGCGGAAATGGAGAGACTTGGCAGATCGAATAGATCACTTACGAAAGGACGTAAATATTGCTTTGGTCGGAAAATATACCAAGCTAGAAGATTCCTATACCTCTGTTACAAAAGCATTGCAACATGCGTGCATTCAAGTTGGTCATAAACTTAATTTAACG TACATAGAAGCTGATAATTTAGAAGCAACCAAGAAGACATCTGACCCTGTATTATATCATGAAGCTTGGCAGAAGCTTTGCAAAAGCGA CGGTGTAATTGTGCCAGGAGGTTTTGGTAAAAGGGGAATGCTAGGGAAAATGGAGGCATGTAAATGGTGTAGAATACATAATAAACCATTTCTTGGTATTTGCCTGGGATTACAAGTGGCTGCCATTGAATTTGCGCGCAATGTCTTGAACTTGGAAACTGCGAATAGCACAGAAATTGAACCGAATACAGATCACCCCGTTGTTATCGATATGCCGGAACACAATCCTGGTCAGATGGGAGGAACCATGAGAGTTGGAAAAAGACGTACTCGCTTTACGGAACATAATTCCATTATAA AACAATTATATGGGAATAAGGAATCCATTGAAGAAAGACATAGGCATAGATACGAAATTAATCCAAAGTATATCGCGGACTTAGAAGAGGCTGGAATGCATTTC GTCATGATGACGATAATCTACGTATGGAAGTAG
- the LOC117227881 gene encoding L-aminoadipate-semialdehyde dehydrogenase-phosphopantetheinyl transferase, whose translation MFQSIRWAFKWMEWNPSEKEFAYAISCIQLEEKERLGRFVFRKDVRASLAGRLLMRKFVNECGNIPYNEIVFARDEHNRPILSGASTNLNFNVSHQGDYTILVGETRNVKLGADVMKLEYTGSRKLSEFFRIMNTNFTSSEWSEIKSSMNDSEQIEMFCRHWALKESYVKAIGIGISIDLRTLDFKTNSRLKCNCITTDTTLNINGIKQEWLFEETLLDSKHCVAVTLQENKKAPRSRNTLFETISSDKLLGNTIPLFSEDVKYMKKYFEKEERPQRI comes from the coding sequence atgtTTCAAAGTATACGATGGGCATTTAAATGGATGGAATGGAATCCAAGTGAAAAGGAGTTTGCATATGCAATTTCTTGCATACAGttagaagagaaagaaagattaGGAAGATTTGTATTTCGTAAGGATGTTAGGGCTTCTCTTGCAGGTAGATTATTGATGAGAAAATTTGTTAACGAGTGTGGAAATATTCCTTACAATGAAATAGTGTTCGCAAGGGATGAGCACAATAGGCCCATTTTAAGTGGAGCTTCtacaaatttaaattttaatgtGTCTCATCAAGGTGATTACACAATATTAGTGGGGGAAACGAGAAATGTGAAATTAGGTGCAGATGTAATGAAACTGGAATATACTGGTAGTAGAAAATTATCCGAGTTCTTTCGGATAATGAATACAAATTTCACATCCTCGGAATGGAGTGAAATAAAATCATCTATGAACGATTCGGAACAAATTGAAATGTTTTGTAGACATTGGGCCTTAAAAGAAAGTTATGTAAAAGCCATAGGAATAGGTATTAGCATAGATCTCCGAACGCTTGATTTCAAAACAAATTCAAGGCTTAAATGTAACTGTATTACAACTGATACAACTTTGAACATAAATGGTATAAAACAGGAATGGTTATTTGAAGAAACATTGTTAGATTCCAAACATTGTGTTGCTGTAACattacaagaaaataaaaaagcaCCTCGTTCGCGAAATACTCTCTTCGAAACTATAAGTAGTGACAAACTTCTTGGAAATACTATTCCATTGTTTTCTGAAGAtgtaaaatacatgaaaaaatattttgaaaagGAAGAACGTCCACAACGTATTTGA